CCCTGACGGCGCCGCCGCCAGCCTGACCGCTCATCAGACGGCATTTCCTGCGCGTTTGTTTAATTTTAATCAATACAAAATAACGGGTTCAATCCACGGCCTCATCCACTTCCGCCGCCCTGCCGGAGTCCGCACAAATCCCCCGCCTGGCGGCGGTGACAAATTCCATCAACACGCGGGCGGATTCGCCCCTGAACTCTTTACGCGCTGCTGCCAGCGCTGTGCTCAACTTCTTTCCACTTCGAAACAGCGCATGATAGAGCCGTTTCAGTTCCAGGCGTTGATCGGCGGGCAGTCCGGCGCGACGCAGACCCACGAAGTTCAGCCCGCAAATCCCGTTGTCGCCGCGGGCCACGCAAAACGGCGGCAAATCCTTGCTGATGGCCGAGCCACCCTGCATCAGCGCCAGCGTGCCGACTCGCACGAATTGATGGACCAGACAGTTGCCGGAAATAAAGGTACGATCCTGGACCTGAACGTGGCCCCCCAGCAGCGCGCCGTTGGCGATGATCGTGTGATCGCCCACGCGCGAGTTGTGTCCCACATGG
Above is a window of Candidatus Angelobacter sp. DNA encoding:
- the lpxA gene encoding acyl-ACP--UDP-N-acetylglucosamine O-acyltransferase, translating into MIHPTAIIHPRAQVDPTASVGPFALIDEHVIVGARCRVGPQVHLTGHTTVGVNNVFHTGCVIGDAPQDLKYRGEATRLLIGDDNVFREHVTIHRSNKEGEATIIGSHNYLMAHCHVGHNSRVGDHTIIANGALLGGHVQVQDRTFISGNCLVHQFVRVGTLALMQGGSAISKDLPPFCVARGDNGICGLNFVGLRRAGLPADQRLELKRLYHALFRSGKKLSTALAAARKEFRGESARVLMEFVTAARRGICADSGRAAEVDEAVD